A region of Ochotona princeps isolate mOchPri1 chromosome 9, mOchPri1.hap1, whole genome shotgun sequence DNA encodes the following proteins:
- the RPL30 gene encoding large ribosomal subunit protein eL30, whose amino-acid sequence MVAAKKTKKSLESINSRLQLVMKSGKYVLGYKQSLKMIRQGKAKLVILANNCPALRKSEIEYYAMLAKTGVHHYSGNNIELGTACGKYYRVCTLSIIDPGDSDIIRSMPEQTGEK is encoded by the exons ATGGTGGCCGCCAAGAAGACG AAAAAGTCGCTGGAGTCCATCAACTCGCGGCTCCAGCTGGTGATGAAGAGCGGAAAATACGTGCTGGGCTACAAGCAGTCCCTGAAGATGATCCGACAGGGCAAGGCGAAGCTGGTCATCCTTGCCAACAACTGCCCGGCCTTGAG GAAATCTGAAATAGAGTATTATGCCATGTTGGCCAAAACTGGTGTCCATCACTACAGTGGCAATAACATAGAGTTGGGCACGGCGTGTGGGAAGTACTACAGAGTGTGCACGCTCTCCATCATCGACCCAG ggGACTCTGATATTATTAGAAGCATGCCAGAACAGACTGGTGAAAAGTAA
- the ERICH5 gene encoding glutamate-rich protein 5, giving the protein MGCSSSALNKASDSSRSRSATSNECSPNTEDSEFSFAQPKPRTARREAALHSQTPPHTPLKTSGAPAANGLQPLGEQPPAAGATPGEDAADQAGSTKITRPPGTAGGSGPPQWSGKDDTGPAEEKKDMGGEREAQTLKALGTDSKGQALRTAGDQDSPGALDGTQNPHAAAGEAGLEGTAEHSPSLPTGAELQPPEALGRGESAQLLKTIPREKEAPETVEASQLAEAAREQQLQETPGQSEQSHFLEPLSGESVALNVSQPTESPVVNASDRTTPESPDELEQVQPEGVAGSTEQPAGVVETEVNEETVGKTPIHREEQHVEGETGEQVETGLQSEKASERAEAKEETRDLVYLSAAT; this is encoded by the exons ATGGGCTGTTCCAGCAGCGCCCTCAACAAGGCCAGCGACAGCAGCAGGTCCCGCAGCG CAACTTCCAATGAGTGCTCTCCGAACACAGAAGACAGCGAGTTCAGTTTTGCCCAGCCCAAGCCGAGGACAGCAAGAAGAGAAGCTGCTCTTCACAGCCAAACTCCTCCACACACGCCGCTCAAGACCTCAGGGGCGCCCGCAGCGAATGGCCTTCAACCTCTCGGTGAGCAGCCCCCAGCAGCGGGGGCAACCCCTGGGGAAGATGCAGCAGACCAGGCAGGATCCACCAAGATAACTCGGCCTCCAGGGACAGCAGGGGGATCAGGGCCACCTCAGTGGAGTGGCAAAGACGACACCGGACcagcagaggaaaagaaagacatgggaggagagagagaggctcaGACTCTGAAAGCACTGGGAACTGACAGCAAGGGTCAGGCTTTGCGGACAGCAGGAGACCAGGACTCCCCTGGGGCACTGGATGGCACCCAGAATCCCCACGCTGCTGCAGGCGAGGCAGGACTTGAAGGAACGGCTGAGCACAGCCCGTCTTTGCCGACAGGTGCAGAGCTGCAACCCCCAGAAGCCCTGGGCAGGGGGGAATCGGCCCAACTCCTCAAAACCATTCCTCGAGAGAAGGAAGCTCCGGAAACAGTGGAAGCAAGTCAACTTGCGGAAGCAGCCAGAGAGCAGCAGCTTCAGGAGACACCGGGACAAAGCGAACAGTCTCATTTCCTGGAACCTCTTTCTGGAGAGTCGGTGGCACTGAATGTGAGTCAGCCTACCGAATCACCTGTAGTGAATGCTTCAGACCGCACAACTCCTGAAAGCCCAGACGagctggagcaggtgcagccGGAAGGAGTGGCTGGAAGCACAGAGCAGCCGGCAGGAGTTGTAGAGACAGAGGTAAATGAGGAAACAGTCGGGAAGACACCcattcacagagaggagcagCACGTTGAAG gtgagaCGGGAGAACAGGTGGAAACAGGACTGCAGAGTGAAAAAGCAAGTGAAAGagcagaagcaaaagaagaaacaagagaCCTTGTGTATCTTTCAGCAGCCACATAG